A genomic window from Microbacterium sp. ET2 includes:
- a CDS encoding sugar phosphate isomerase/epimerase family protein, translating to MTAHAADIPMTLDVACHLNVVVADASPASLERALPALIGLGIHRVVLPPLDPAATDVRGMSDAFAHWEVSPITIAGQAPGADVSSDDADERAAGVDALRRALRLTAELGGDQMNGVPYGLFGSPGAPVPRQRVEEAARLVGQVADEAADLGIAMTFEVLNRYETSVVNTAAQAMRFAEASGSENLRIHLDTFHMAVEESDLEGAIRLALPRLSYLELGQSGRGALSGGAVDIPQIVRQALDDGYRGRFGVEAFSRTVLAEPVADMLAIWRAPYDDGVELMRDALRVIRSGWAASTAGRREIRLARGAMV from the coding sequence ATGACCGCCCACGCCGCCGACATCCCGATGACCCTCGATGTGGCATGCCACCTGAACGTCGTGGTCGCCGACGCCTCGCCCGCGAGCCTGGAGCGCGCGCTGCCTGCGCTGATCGGCCTCGGCATCCATCGGGTCGTGCTTCCGCCGCTCGACCCCGCCGCGACCGACGTCCGCGGCATGAGCGATGCCTTCGCGCACTGGGAGGTCTCGCCGATCACCATCGCCGGGCAGGCTCCCGGTGCCGATGTCTCTTCGGATGACGCGGACGAACGTGCCGCGGGCGTCGACGCGCTCCGCCGGGCGCTGCGGCTGACCGCCGAGCTCGGCGGCGACCAGATGAACGGCGTGCCGTACGGCCTCTTCGGCTCGCCGGGTGCTCCCGTACCCCGGCAGCGCGTCGAGGAGGCCGCGCGCCTGGTCGGACAGGTCGCCGACGAGGCGGCCGATCTCGGGATCGCCATGACCTTCGAGGTGCTCAACCGCTACGAGACCTCGGTGGTGAACACCGCCGCGCAGGCGATGCGGTTCGCCGAGGCGAGCGGGTCGGAGAACCTCCGCATCCACCTCGACACCTTCCATATGGCGGTCGAGGAGTCAGACCTCGAAGGGGCGATCCGTCTCGCTCTGCCGCGCCTGTCCTACCTCGAGCTCGGGCAGTCGGGGCGCGGCGCCCTCTCGGGCGGAGCCGTCGACATCCCGCAGATCGTGCGTCAGGCGCTCGACGACGGGTATCGCGGCAGGTTCGGGGTGGAGGCGTTCTCGCGCACGGTGCTCGCCGAACCGGTCGCCGACATGCTGGCGATCTGGCGGGCGCCGTACGACGACGGGGTCGAGCTCATGCGCGACGCCCTGCGCGTCATCCGCTCGGGATGGGCGGCGAGCACCGCCGGGAGGCGCGAGATCCGTCTCGCCCGCGGGGCGATGGTCTGA
- a CDS encoding cystathionine gamma-synthase, whose protein sequence is MTVDQNTHRFDSLAVHAGQEFDPTTGAVIPPVHFSTTFAQDGIGGLRQGYEYGRSGNPTRTALQRQLAALEGGAHAFSFSSGLAAEDALLRATLKPGDSVLLGNDVYGGTHRLLARVLAPWGVQMRTVEMADPAAVRAALAERPAQLVWVETPSNPLLKITDIAELAALGHDAGALVVVDNTFATPALQRPLTLGADVVVHSVTKYLGGHSDVVGGALVLDDDALAEKIGFLQFAVGAVSGPMDAWLASRGIKTLGIRMARHSANAAAIAAFLQGHSHVAHVYYPGLEDHPGHAIAARQMSDFGGIVSVAFDSGELARRFAESTTLFQLAESLGGVESLVNYPDAMTHASVRGTDAAVPVEVVRLSVGIEDPADLIADIEQALRAATR, encoded by the coding sequence ATGACCGTCGATCAGAACACCCACCGCTTCGACAGCCTCGCCGTCCACGCCGGCCAGGAGTTCGACCCCACCACGGGTGCGGTCATCCCCCCGGTGCACTTCTCCACGACCTTCGCGCAGGACGGCATCGGCGGGCTCCGCCAGGGGTACGAGTACGGCCGGAGCGGCAATCCGACGCGCACGGCGCTGCAGCGTCAGCTCGCCGCGCTCGAGGGCGGCGCCCACGCGTTCTCGTTCTCGTCGGGCCTGGCCGCCGAAGACGCGCTCCTGCGCGCGACGCTGAAGCCCGGCGACAGCGTGCTGCTCGGCAACGACGTCTACGGCGGCACCCACCGGCTGCTCGCTCGCGTGCTCGCACCGTGGGGTGTCCAGATGCGCACGGTCGAGATGGCTGACCCCGCGGCGGTCCGCGCCGCCCTCGCCGAGCGCCCCGCGCAGCTGGTGTGGGTCGAGACGCCGTCGAACCCCCTGCTGAAGATCACCGACATCGCCGAGCTGGCCGCGCTCGGGCACGACGCCGGAGCGCTCGTCGTCGTCGACAACACCTTCGCCACCCCGGCTCTGCAGCGCCCCCTCACCCTCGGCGCCGACGTGGTCGTCCACTCGGTGACGAAGTACCTCGGCGGGCACTCGGATGTCGTCGGCGGAGCGCTCGTGCTCGATGATGACGCGCTCGCCGAGAAGATCGGGTTCCTCCAGTTCGCCGTCGGGGCGGTCTCGGGTCCGATGGACGCGTGGCTGGCCTCACGGGGCATCAAGACCCTCGGAATCCGGATGGCACGCCACAGCGCCAACGCGGCCGCGATCGCCGCGTTCCTCCAGGGCCACTCCCACGTCGCGCACGTGTACTACCCGGGGCTGGAAGACCACCCCGGTCACGCGATCGCGGCACGCCAGATGTCGGACTTCGGCGGGATCGTCTCCGTCGCCTTCGACTCGGGCGAGCTCGCTCGCCGCTTCGCGGAGTCGACGACGCTCTTCCAGCTCGCCGAGTCGCTCGGCGGCGTGGAGTCGCTCGTGAACTACCCCGACGCGATGACCCACGCCTCGGTGCGCGGCACCGACGCGGCCGTCCCGGTCGAGGTCGTGCGCCTGTCCGTGGGAATCGAAGACCCCGCCGATCTGATCGCCGACATCGAGCAGGCGCTGCGCGCCGCGACCCGCTGA
- a CDS encoding cystathionine beta-synthase — protein sequence MRYASHVADLVGHTPLVRLNHVVSDVKPTLLAKVEYFNPGGSVKDRIARRMIDAAEESGQLQPGGTIVEATSGNTGVGLALVALQRGYRMIFVVPEKFAGEKTAVLRAYGAEIVTVPTNVPPDHPDSYYSVSDRLAAEIPGAFKPNQFANINGPLSHYETTGPEIWDDTEGRVTHLVAGIGTGGTITGTGKYLKDVSDGRVTVIGADPEGSIYSGGPVHGYLVEGVGEDFWPTTFDPNVVDRYERVDDRESFEMTRRLAREEGLLVGGSCGMAVVAALRTARELGEDDVVVVILPDSGRGYISKIFDDEWMTRNLA from the coding sequence GTGCGCTACGCCTCCCACGTCGCCGACCTCGTCGGCCACACCCCCCTCGTCCGCCTGAACCACGTCGTCAGTGACGTGAAGCCCACCCTGCTGGCGAAGGTCGAGTACTTCAACCCCGGCGGCTCGGTCAAGGACCGCATCGCGCGCCGCATGATCGACGCCGCCGAAGAGAGCGGTCAGCTCCAGCCCGGCGGCACCATCGTCGAGGCCACGAGCGGCAACACCGGCGTCGGCCTCGCCCTCGTCGCCCTCCAGCGCGGATACCGCATGATCTTCGTGGTGCCCGAGAAGTTCGCCGGCGAGAAGACGGCGGTGCTCCGCGCCTACGGCGCCGAGATCGTCACCGTTCCGACGAACGTGCCGCCGGATCATCCGGACTCCTACTACTCGGTCAGCGACCGCCTCGCCGCTGAGATCCCCGGGGCGTTCAAGCCCAACCAGTTCGCCAACATCAACGGGCCGCTCTCGCACTACGAGACGACCGGTCCTGAGATCTGGGACGACACCGAGGGCCGGGTCACCCACCTCGTCGCCGGCATCGGCACCGGGGGCACGATCACCGGCACAGGCAAGTATCTGAAGGATGTCTCCGACGGCCGCGTCACGGTCATCGGCGCCGACCCCGAGGGGTCGATCTACTCCGGAGGTCCCGTGCACGGCTACCTCGTCGAGGGGGTCGGCGAGGACTTCTGGCCGACGACCTTCGACCCGAACGTGGTCGACCGCTACGAACGCGTGGATGACCGCGAGTCGTTCGAGATGACCCGGCGCCTGGCGCGGGAAGAGGGCCTCCTCGTCGGAGGGTCGTGCGGGATGGCGGTCGTCGCCGCCCTCCGCACGGCACGCGAGCTCGGCGAGGACGACGTCGTCGTCGTGATCCTCCCCGACTCCGGCCGCGGCTACATCAGCAAGATCTTCGACGACGAGTGGATGACGAGGAACCTGGCATGA
- a CDS encoding SDR family NAD(P)-dependent oxidoreductase has product MRLEGKVAIITGGASGIGRATVDKFVREGAKVLIADISLEAAERAVAEVEAAGHAGMTAACRVDVSDFAEVEQMVATAVSTFGKLDVIFNNAGIAGGTPLLDHDPAKDYVPMIRVDQDGVYYGILAAARQFRDQGTPGVIINTSSIYGEQAAELAFSYSAAKAAVISFTRSAAYELAEHGIRVVAITPGRVGTAIINQFSDELKTVFASEQLRNTMTQPSEIADVVAFLASDEANVINGTVVHVDDGYSVFKQRLDLPVF; this is encoded by the coding sequence ATGCGCCTGGAAGGCAAGGTCGCCATCATCACCGGCGGCGCGAGCGGCATCGGCCGCGCCACCGTCGACAAATTCGTCCGCGAGGGAGCGAAGGTGCTCATCGCCGACATCTCCCTCGAGGCGGCCGAGCGCGCCGTCGCCGAGGTCGAGGCCGCCGGCCACGCCGGCATGACCGCCGCGTGCCGCGTCGACGTCTCGGACTTCGCCGAAGTCGAGCAGATGGTCGCCACCGCCGTGTCGACCTTCGGCAAGCTCGACGTCATCTTCAACAACGCCGGCATCGCCGGGGGCACACCGCTCCTGGACCACGACCCGGCGAAGGACTACGTGCCGATGATCCGCGTCGATCAGGACGGCGTCTACTACGGCATCCTCGCCGCGGCCCGCCAGTTCCGCGATCAGGGGACACCCGGTGTGATCATCAACACCTCCTCGATCTACGGCGAGCAGGCGGCCGAACTCGCCTTCAGCTACAGCGCAGCCAAGGCCGCGGTGATCTCCTTCACCCGCTCAGCCGCGTACGAACTGGCCGAGCACGGCATCCGGGTCGTGGCGATCACGCCCGGCAGGGTGGGAACGGCGATCATCAATCAGTTCAGCGACGAACTGAAGACGGTGTTCGCCTCGGAGCAGCTGCGCAACACCATGACCCAGCCGTCGGAGATCGCCGACGTCGTGGCCTTCCTCGCCTCGGACGAGGCGAACGTCATCAACGGCACGGTGGTGCACGTCGACGACGGCTACTCGGTGTTCAAGCAGCGACTGGATCTCCCGGTGTTCTGA